A stretch of the Chlorobiota bacterium genome encodes the following:
- a CDS encoding OmpA family protein codes for MSFSKFVILVILLSSSLISGCASLMYGEPAATLDAVPPLGYNPIFIKKTAQLPNELPQNTKVELTRIDATNPKKVSIYAHITDANGTYYYGGANSDKSKKIFCEIVEQSDNGNNVIKKFNVREVTENDREPVAIALVMDHSGSMGDPRARAVQEAAEQFIKLKKTEDAICFVKYDNHVVVEGPLSYDQNTLISQLKKNGLEDFGGGTAVHDGISGAVEHLNLKAQSFKRKVVIVFTDGQENSSDINKDSLIKYALKSNTLICAVDFGDGIREGYMESISKPSGGSYNHIYGTKEFPDVFEDIYKRIKNYYVVDYTPNSYGKKTVKLKLCFPSISITGENNYDNTPNVGDIALLNVFFDYDKDVLKPESNQALDNVYVLMRAFPKMKIEVRGHTDNSNKTGDSQYNQKLSQRRADAVKQAVVSKGVNVNRIKSIGFGDSQPIADNNSDDGKSQNRRTEFLIISK; via the coding sequence ATGAGCTTTTCAAAATTTGTTATTCTAGTAATTCTACTTTCATCTAGCCTGATTTCAGGTTGTGCTTCATTAATGTATGGTGAGCCAGCAGCAACTTTAGATGCAGTTCCTCCATTAGGTTACAACCCAATATTCATTAAAAAGACAGCACAACTTCCAAACGAACTCCCACAAAATACAAAGGTTGAGTTAACAAGAATTGATGCTACAAATCCAAAAAAGGTTAGTATATATGCACATATAACTGATGCAAATGGAACATATTATTATGGAGGAGCAAATAGTGATAAATCAAAAAAAATATTCTGTGAAATTGTAGAGCAATCAGATAATGGTAACAATGTTATCAAAAAATTTAATGTCCGCGAAGTTACGGAAAATGACCGTGAACCAGTAGCAATAGCATTAGTTATGGATCATAGTGGTTCAATGGGAGATCCTCGTGCTCGGGCTGTTCAGGAAGCTGCAGAACAATTTATAAAATTAAAAAAAACTGAAGATGCAATCTGTTTTGTAAAATATGATAACCATGTAGTTGTTGAAGGACCTTTAAGTTATGATCAAAATACTTTAATCTCACAGTTAAAAAAGAATGGGTTAGAAGATTTTGGTGGAGGTACTGCAGTTCATGATGGGATTTCTGGAGCAGTTGAACACCTAAATTTAAAAGCACAAAGTTTTAAAAGAAAAGTTGTTATAGTTTTTACAGACGGACAAGAAAACAGTTCTGATATAAATAAAGACTCATTGATAAAGTATGCTTTAAAATCAAATACATTAATTTGTGCAGTTGATTTTGGTGATGGAATTAGGGAAGGCTATATGGAAAGTATTTCAAAACCATCTGGAGGAAGTTATAACCATATTTATGGTACTAAAGAATTTCCAGATGTGTTTGAAGATATTTACAAAAGAATAAAGAATTATTATGTAGTTGATTACACCCCAAATAGTTATGGAAAAAAAACTGTTAAACTTAAACTTTGTTTCCCTTCCATTTCAATTACAGGTGAAAATAATTATGATAATACTCCTAATGTTGGCGATATAGCATTACTAAATGTATTTTTTGATTACGATAAAGATGTTTTAAAACCTGAATCAAACCAAGCATTAGATAATGTTTATGTACTTATGAGAGCTTTTCCTAAGATGAAAATTGAAGTAAGGGGACATACAGATAATTCAAATAAGACTGGTGATTCACAGTATAACCAGAAATTATCTCAACGAAGAGCAGATGCTGTAAAGCAGGCTGTGGTTAGTAAAGGTGTGAATGTTAATAGGATAAAATCAATTGGATTTGGCGATTCGCAGCCAATTGCTGATAATAATTCCGATGATGGAAAATCTCAAAATAGAAGAACAGAGTTCTTAATTATTAGCAAATAA
- the dmpG gene encoding 4-hydroxy-2-oxovalerate aldolase, which translates to MEKKVIVNDVTLRDGMHALSHQYTIEQMVSIAKKLDEAKIDIIEVSHGDGLNGNSINYGFSKHAEIEYLQSVKSCLKYSKLAALLLPGIGTIEDLEMALEAGVNTIRIATHCTEADISKQHIEKAKQLGFDTVGFLMMSHMIEPKELLVQAKKMESYGADCVYITDSAGAMLMSDTKNKVSLFKNELLCEVGFHNHNNLGLGVANSIISIEQGVDRIDASLAGMGAGAGNCALECLIAVMNKMGLNKDIDLYPLIDAADKLVRPIQIRPVQTDGNALLLGYAGVYSSFLLHTERASKLYNVDSKDILIELGKRKMIGGQEDMIVDIALDLLNRNNKV; encoded by the coding sequence ATGGAAAAAAAAGTAATAGTTAATGATGTAACATTAAGGGATGGTATGCATGCTTTATCTCACCAATATACAATTGAACAAATGGTTTCAATTGCAAAAAAGTTAGATGAAGCTAAAATTGATATAATTGAAGTATCTCATGGTGATGGATTAAATGGTAATTCTATTAATTATGGTTTTTCTAAACATGCAGAAATTGAATATCTCCAATCAGTTAAATCTTGTTTAAAGTATTCTAAACTTGCTGCACTTTTATTACCAGGTATTGGAACAATAGAAGATTTAGAAATGGCACTAGAAGCAGGTGTTAATACTATAAGAATTGCTACACATTGCACTGAAGCAGATATATCAAAACAGCACATTGAAAAAGCAAAACAATTAGGGTTTGATACAGTAGGATTTCTAATGATGTCGCATATGATTGAGCCAAAAGAATTGTTAGTTCAAGCAAAAAAGATGGAGAGTTACGGAGCAGATTGTGTTTACATAACTGATAGTGCCGGAGCAATGTTAATGAGTGATACAAAAAATAAAGTTTCACTTTTTAAGAATGAATTGTTGTGTGAAGTAGGATTTCATAATCATAACAATTTAGGATTGGGAGTAGCTAATTCAATAATTTCAATAGAACAAGGAGTAGATAGGATAGATGCATCGCTTGCAGGAATGGGTGCTGGAGCAGGAAATTGTGCTTTAGAGTGCTTGATTGCTGTAATGAATAAAATGGGTCTTAATAAAGATATTGATCTATATCCATTGATAGATGCTGCTGATAAATTAGTTAGACCTATTCAAATTAGACCTGTACAAACAGATGGGAATGCTTTATTGTTAGGTTATGCTGGTGTTTATTCATCTTTCTTATTGCATACTGAAAGAGCTTCTAAACTCTATAATGTAGATTCTAAAGATATACTTATAGAGCTAGGTAAAAGAAAAATGATAGGGGGTCAAGAAGATATGATAGTTGATATTGCTTTAGATTTATTAAATCGAAATAACAAAGTTTAA
- a CDS encoding MmcQ/YjbR family DNA-binding protein: MSVDDIQNICLRKVGADFSFPFGESTMVFKVHGKMFALVNVSGSPLSINLKCDPEKSIELREKNSNIIPGYHMNKKYWITIIVDRALNIKFITELIDDSYNLVYNSLPKKTRDLQNKF; this comes from the coding sequence ATGTCAGTTGATGATATTCAAAATATATGCTTGAGGAAAGTAGGAGCAGACTTCTCATTTCCTTTTGGTGAAAGCACAATGGTTTTTAAAGTTCATGGCAAAATGTTTGCTTTAGTTAATGTTTCAGGTTCACCACTAAGTATTAATTTAAAATGCGATCCTGAAAAATCTATTGAATTAAGAGAAAAAAATTCTAATATAATTCCTGGATATCATATGAATAAAAAATATTGGATAACAATTATTGTTGATAGAGCATTGAATATTAAATTTATTACGGAACTAATTGATGATTCTTATAATCTAGTTTATAATTCTTTACCAAAGAAAACACGAGATTTACAAAACAAATTTTAA
- a CDS encoding RNA polymerase sigma factor, with amino-acid sequence MNSHYAKYSNDELYILIQKDDNGAFTELYRRFRGRVYAFAYRMLSDRDKANDIFQETFIKIYESRHRSDILNIGGYIIRISRNLCLNYIRNNKPKTELLEDHIIVFQTDFEDKELSDLIAKALDHIPTNYREVLVLREYDGMSYQEIAEVTEQTVQSVKIQIFRAKVKLRKLLAPYWKIVNEV; translated from the coding sequence TTGAATTCACATTATGCTAAATATTCCAATGATGAACTATACATCTTAATACAAAAAGATGATAATGGTGCTTTCACAGAACTTTATAGAAGGTTCCGTGGAAGAGTGTATGCTTTTGCTTATAGAATGCTATCAGATCGAGATAAGGCAAATGATATTTTTCAGGAAACTTTTATTAAAATTTATGAATCGAGGCATAGATCTGATATTTTAAATATAGGCGGTTATATTATAAGAATTTCAAGGAATCTTTGTTTAAATTATATAAGAAATAATAAACCTAAAACTGAATTATTAGAAGATCATATTATAGTATTTCAAACCGATTTTGAAGATAAAGAATTATCTGATTTGATTGCAAAGGCTTTAGATCATATCCCAACAAATTATAGGGAAGTGCTTGTTTTAAGAGAATATGATGGTATGAGTTACCAAGAAATTGCAGAAGTAACCGAACAGACAGTTCAATCTGTAAAAATTCAAATTTTTAGAGCAAAAGTTAAACTTAGAAAATTATTAGCTCCTTATTGGAAGATTGTTAATGAAGTTTAA